The Streptomyces avermitilis MA-4680 = NBRC 14893 genome contains a region encoding:
- a CDS encoding TIGR02679 family protein, which translates to MTGPERADVRPPDADALAFLTRPGLARLWTAVRTRLERNGLRPAGAIRLDQLDAREREALSLLLARPVTGLTVTMRLTDLDTRLRASAVGRGLVAMLEELGPPLTDRRAVRDAAAAERAHVWSTARSELEATLLSAQPWAAQWLEEIRRGGTLARQDSHTAITVITQAIQTLGALFPGTNQPPTPATWGRGELATRTTGSAHGLDDGTLLSRLVLRGIALARGVESPADAPARRALWRMASVTPDEVSSTVLTYGLRPTGGTWRERALRERADHHMETHLTLRELRALRLEVPPRTRVHVCENPRVVEAAADTGGGTEPLICTSGSATTVVLTLLDALAAAGCTFAYHGDFDWPGIALANRIRHRYAAEPWRMRAADYEYLATRAQLHGTPQIPLTGTPTDAEWDPELTPTMAALGIALHEEAALDLLLEDLGTSVGTHPSGDSP; encoded by the coding sequence ATGACAGGACCCGAGCGAGCCGACGTACGTCCCCCGGACGCCGACGCCCTCGCGTTTCTCACCCGGCCGGGCCTCGCCCGCCTCTGGACGGCCGTACGCACCCGGCTCGAACGCAACGGCCTTCGGCCGGCCGGAGCCATCAGACTGGACCAGCTGGACGCACGGGAACGTGAGGCCCTGTCCCTCCTGCTGGCCAGACCCGTCACCGGCCTCACCGTCACGATGCGCCTGACGGACCTGGACACCCGCTTGCGCGCCAGCGCGGTCGGACGGGGCCTGGTGGCCATGCTGGAAGAACTGGGACCACCCCTGACGGACCGTCGGGCGGTCCGCGACGCGGCGGCGGCCGAACGCGCACATGTGTGGTCGACGGCTCGGTCCGAGCTGGAAGCCACGTTGCTGTCCGCCCAGCCCTGGGCGGCACAGTGGTTGGAGGAGATCCGACGCGGCGGCACACTCGCCCGCCAGGACTCGCACACCGCGATCACGGTCATCACCCAGGCGATCCAGACCCTGGGGGCGCTCTTCCCCGGCACGAACCAACCCCCCACCCCCGCCACCTGGGGCCGCGGCGAACTGGCCACCCGCACCACCGGTTCGGCCCACGGCCTGGACGACGGCACACTGCTGTCCCGGCTGGTCCTCCGCGGCATCGCGCTGGCACGCGGCGTCGAGTCCCCCGCCGACGCGCCGGCCCGCCGGGCCCTGTGGCGCATGGCCTCGGTCACCCCCGACGAGGTCTCCAGCACGGTGCTCACCTACGGCCTGCGCCCCACCGGCGGCACCTGGCGCGAGCGGGCCCTGCGCGAGCGCGCCGACCACCACATGGAAACCCACCTGACCCTGCGCGAACTCCGCGCTCTGCGCCTGGAGGTGCCACCGCGCACCCGCGTCCACGTCTGCGAGAACCCCCGCGTGGTCGAGGCCGCGGCCGACACCGGCGGCGGTACGGAGCCCCTGATCTGCACCTCGGGGAGCGCGACGACCGTCGTCCTCACCCTCCTGGACGCGCTGGCGGCGGCCGGCTGCACGTTCGCCTACCACGGCGACTTCGACTGGCCCGGCATCGCGCTGGCCAACCGGATCAGGCACCGGTACGCAGCCGAGCCCTGGCGTATGCGGGCGGCCGACTACGAGTACCTCGCCACACGAGCTCAGTTGCACGGCACTCCGCAGATCCCCCTCACCGGCACACCGACGGACGCCGAGTGGGACCCGGAACTGACCCCGACCATGGCCGCCCTGGGCATCGCCTTGCACGAGGAGGCGGCGCTCGATCTGCTTCTGGAGGACCTCGGTACCTCCGTCGGAACCCACCCGTCCGGCGATTCCCCATGA
- a CDS encoding SDR family oxidoreductase, whose translation MKVQGSVAFVTGANRGLGEQFVRALFDAGAAKVYAGSRDPTRVTVPGAVPVAVDITDLESVHAAADQAQDVTLLINNAGLSTRADVLTADLDSFRLEFETHVLGTLAMSRAFAPVLGRNGGGAVVNVLSVLSWISITASAGYAAAKAAEWSMTNALRVALAEQGTQVTALHVSYLATELAAKVTAPKSDPAAVARATLDGVEAGLHEVLADDFSRQVQAALAVGPEALYPQLAGRH comes from the coding sequence ATGAAGGTCCAGGGGTCTGTCGCCTTTGTCACCGGAGCGAACCGCGGGCTCGGTGAGCAATTCGTACGGGCGCTCTTCGACGCTGGAGCAGCCAAGGTCTACGCGGGATCCCGCGACCCCACCAGGGTCACCGTGCCCGGGGCGGTCCCCGTCGCGGTCGACATCACCGACCTCGAATCCGTGCACGCGGCGGCCGACCAGGCCCAGGACGTGACACTCCTCATCAACAACGCCGGTTTGTCGACCCGGGCCGACGTGCTCACCGCGGACCTGGATTCATTCAGGTTGGAGTTCGAGACGCACGTTCTCGGCACCCTCGCCATGAGCAGGGCCTTCGCCCCCGTTCTGGGGCGCAACGGCGGCGGCGCAGTAGTCAATGTCCTGTCCGTGCTGTCCTGGATATCGATCACCGCCAGCGCCGGATATGCCGCGGCCAAAGCTGCTGAATGGTCCATGACCAACGCTTTGAGAGTGGCCCTCGCGGAACAGGGCACGCAAGTCACAGCCCTGCACGTCAGTTACCTCGCGACGGAGCTGGCCGCGAAGGTGACCGCGCCGAAGTCCGATCCCGCCGCGGTGGCCCGCGCGACCCTCGACGGTGTCGAGGCCGGACTGCACGAGGTCCTCGCCGACGACTTCAGCAGGCAAGTACAGGCAGCCCTGGCCGTCGGCCCGGAGGCGCTGTATCCGCAACTGGCCGGCCGGCACTGA
- a CDS encoding phosphate-starvation-inducible PsiE family protein, translated as MLTVRPILPKIEGGRVQGLLQLIEDGIHLVVAALLVLLAGLLTVGVVHDVIRSVQGPYREETVVLSALDNGLVLFIVAELLHTVRLTIRNQTLDAEPFLVVGLIAGIRKVLIVTAEAEASFRWNVEGIELLILAGLILVMATAAYVWRRSTRPGDYFPLQEARRSSSPAPSPAPGRGP; from the coding sequence ATGCTGACTGTGCGACCCATTCTCCCGAAGATCGAGGGCGGCCGGGTACAGGGCCTCCTGCAGCTCATCGAGGACGGCATCCACCTCGTCGTCGCGGCACTCCTCGTACTGCTCGCGGGGCTCCTGACCGTCGGGGTCGTCCACGACGTCATCAGGTCGGTGCAGGGTCCGTACCGCGAGGAGACGGTCGTTCTCTCCGCTCTGGACAACGGCCTTGTGCTGTTCATCGTGGCCGAGCTGCTCCACACCGTCCGCCTGACCATCAGGAACCAGACCCTCGACGCGGAGCCGTTCCTCGTCGTCGGCCTGATCGCCGGCATCCGCAAGGTGCTCATCGTGACGGCCGAGGCGGAGGCTTCCTTCCGGTGGAACGTCGAGGGGATCGAACTCCTGATCCTGGCGGGGCTGATCCTCGTGATGGCGACAGCGGCGTACGTGTGGCGGCGCTCGACGCGGCCGGGAGACTATTTCCCGCTCCAGGAGGCGCGGCGCTCTTCGTCGCCGGCGCCGTCACCCGCCCCTGGGCGCGGGCCCTGA
- a CDS encoding FUSC family protein has product MTWLRAFGEVVRSGLTIEETRLEPLLALRTAAGVAIVVGPALWLASPAYAASAALGAYSAGGATFQRTWRPRKVIALGAGAGLALSTFVGYLAAGRLVTFLPLLAVWAFVAGMAWAVGSTAGIVAATTVGSMLVTITLPTSVGRALEHAGVIALGGVVQAVLILLFPIRRWGAHRDALADALAAVADYARRLRHDPTAPFDPEPLMTARDAAAVTPSQARTRPPVLHGPRGLAERIRPVVAALADPDVGAPAEGPGRDRARELLDAAADVLDAAARSIRRGTPAEVPPRSTDVLRVDEDHEVLEGPARQAAERLVELLGEVLEIAGSGGTSGRTPTPPGPADAQFLVRPTMFRLVPVVVRAVRRELRRDSPVFRHAVRLAAVATLGYLIAARLPLGHGYWAPIASVMVMRPDFHRTYARAVARLAGTLAGVALATGMVRALGPDAHVFGALAVVSAGLSYTLIRTGYAYSQCFTAAYVVFLLGMGGQAWEQTVPERVVLTLLGGALAMVAYVVFPAWETPMLAGRLADWLAANGRYAAAVLRSYAEPTREHRADMRRALLASRKARAAWQETYDRARQEPVGPRGLTSREAQDAQEALKGFGRAAMLMESHVPRADSRFVPEAERFAEALEADTAQAAVDVREHRNPDWGRVEEALHAWEGSAAGDRSPVMRRGAELQKQALEDLATAVSRTPLERDVGSAREEQRVRATLAAEGDGR; this is encoded by the coding sequence GTGACGTGGCTGCGGGCCTTCGGGGAGGTCGTGCGATCCGGGCTCACGATCGAGGAGACGCGGCTGGAGCCCCTGCTCGCGCTGCGCACGGCCGCTGGGGTGGCGATCGTCGTCGGGCCGGCGCTGTGGCTGGCCTCCCCCGCGTATGCCGCGTCTGCCGCCCTCGGCGCCTACTCCGCGGGTGGGGCCACCTTCCAGCGCACCTGGCGTCCGCGCAAGGTGATCGCGCTCGGCGCGGGCGCGGGTCTGGCGCTCAGCACCTTCGTGGGCTACCTGGCGGCGGGGCGACTCGTGACGTTCCTCCCACTGTTGGCCGTATGGGCCTTTGTCGCGGGGATGGCGTGGGCCGTCGGATCGACCGCGGGGATCGTCGCAGCGACGACCGTCGGCAGCATGCTGGTGACCATCACCCTGCCCACGAGCGTCGGGCGAGCCCTGGAGCACGCCGGGGTCATCGCGCTCGGAGGCGTGGTGCAGGCCGTGCTGATCTTGCTGTTCCCGATCCGCCGTTGGGGGGCGCATCGTGACGCGCTCGCCGACGCCCTGGCCGCCGTGGCGGACTACGCCCGCCGGCTGCGGCACGACCCGACCGCCCCGTTCGACCCGGAGCCGTTGATGACGGCCCGGGACGCGGCCGCCGTGACGCCATCACAGGCCCGCACCCGTCCCCCCGTCCTGCACGGCCCCCGGGGCCTGGCCGAGCGCATTCGGCCGGTCGTCGCCGCGCTCGCCGACCCGGACGTCGGCGCCCCGGCGGAGGGACCCGGGCGGGACCGCGCGCGGGAGTTGCTCGACGCGGCCGCCGACGTCCTGGACGCGGCCGCCCGTTCGATCCGCCGCGGCACTCCCGCCGAGGTGCCGCCCAGGAGCACGGACGTCCTGCGCGTCGACGAGGACCACGAGGTCCTGGAGGGCCCCGCGAGGCAGGCCGCCGAGCGGCTCGTGGAACTGCTCGGCGAGGTGTTGGAGATCGCCGGGAGCGGCGGCACGAGCGGGAGGACGCCCACGCCGCCCGGCCCCGCGGACGCCCAGTTCCTGGTGCGCCCGACTATGTTCCGGCTGGTCCCGGTCGTCGTCCGGGCGGTCCGCCGTGAGCTCCGCCGGGACTCGCCCGTGTTCCGGCACGCCGTCCGCTTGGCGGCGGTGGCCACGCTCGGCTATCTGATCGCCGCCCGGCTCCCCCTGGGCCACGGCTACTGGGCGCCCATCGCCTCGGTGATGGTGATGCGGCCGGACTTCCACCGGACGTACGCGCGTGCGGTGGCCCGTCTCGCCGGGACCCTGGCGGGGGTCGCGCTCGCCACCGGGATGGTGCGGGCCCTGGGCCCGGACGCCCATGTGTTCGGCGCGCTGGCGGTGGTCTCGGCGGGCCTGTCGTACACGCTGATCCGTACCGGCTACGCCTACTCCCAGTGCTTCACTGCCGCATACGTCGTCTTCCTGCTCGGCATGGGCGGCCAGGCGTGGGAGCAGACGGTACCGGAGCGGGTGGTGCTCACCCTGCTCGGCGGGGCCCTGGCAATGGTGGCGTACGTGGTGTTCCCCGCATGGGAGACGCCCATGCTGGCGGGCCGGCTCGCGGACTGGCTCGCCGCCAACGGCCGCTACGCGGCCGCGGTGCTCCGCAGCTACGCCGAACCGACCCGGGAGCATCGCGCCGACATGCGCAGGGCCCTGCTGGCGAGCAGGAAGGCACGCGCCGCCTGGCAGGAGACCTACGACCGGGCAAGGCAGGAACCGGTCGGCCCCAGGGGTCTGACGTCGCGCGAGGCGCAGGACGCGCAGGAGGCGCTCAAGGGGTTCGGCCGGGCGGCGATGCTCATGGAGAGCCACGTCCCGCGGGCCGACAGCCGTTTCGTCCCCGAGGCGGAGCGGTTCGCCGAGGCCCTCGAGGCGGACACCGCGCAGGCGGCGGTCGACGTGCGCGAGCACAGGAATCCGGACTGGGGGCGCGTGGAGGAGGCACTCCACGCGTGGGAGGGCTCCGCCGCCGGGGACCGGAGCCCGGTGATGCGGCGCGGGGCGGAACTGCAGAAGCAAGCCCTGGAGGACCTCGCGACGGCCGTGAGCCGCACACCCCTGGAACGGGACGTCGGCTCCGCTCGCGAGGAGCAGCGGGTGCGGGCGACCCTGGCGGCGGAAGGTGACGGAAGGTGA
- a CDS encoding glutathione-independent formaldehyde dehydrogenase, with the protein MKAAVYEGPRTVAVKDVPDAKIEHPCDIIVKITTTNICGSDLHMYEGRTSFESGRTLGHENMGQVVEVGSAVRKVQVGEYVVLPFNIACGFCKQCERGLTNYCLTMQPEPALAGAAYGFADMGPYQGGQAELLRVPYGDFNALRLGEDAAEWQTDYVMLADIFPTGYHATEMAHVKPGDQTIVFGAGPVGLMAAYSALLKGAGRVWVADHQPDRLRKAEEIGAIPINTAEQKPGEVVKEATLGLGADNGCECVGYQAHDPEGHEDASLTLNGLIDSVRFTGDIGVVGVFLPQDPGGAEAQGELEAQGKVPLDFGLMWFKGQHMGTGQAPVKRYNRALRDLIAGGKAKPSFVVSHELSLDEAPTAYEHFDARDEGWTKVVLHPNGHGNGHKR; encoded by the coding sequence ATGAAAGCAGCGGTATATGAAGGCCCGCGAACGGTCGCAGTGAAGGACGTACCGGACGCGAAGATCGAACACCCCTGCGACATCATCGTCAAGATCACCACTACCAATATCTGTGGTTCGGACCTGCACATGTACGAGGGCCGCACCTCGTTCGAGTCCGGCCGCACCCTGGGACACGAGAACATGGGCCAGGTCGTGGAGGTCGGCTCGGCCGTCCGCAAGGTCCAGGTCGGCGAGTATGTGGTCCTGCCCTTCAACATCGCCTGCGGCTTCTGCAAGCAGTGCGAGCGGGGTCTGACCAACTACTGCCTGACCATGCAGCCGGAACCGGCTCTCGCCGGAGCCGCCTACGGATTCGCCGACATGGGCCCCTACCAGGGCGGCCAGGCGGAACTGCTGCGCGTGCCCTACGGCGACTTCAACGCGCTGCGTCTGGGTGAGGACGCCGCCGAGTGGCAGACCGACTACGTGATGCTCGCCGACATCTTCCCCACCGGCTATCACGCCACCGAGATGGCCCACGTCAAACCGGGTGACCAGACGATCGTCTTCGGGGCCGGCCCCGTCGGGCTGATGGCGGCCTACTCCGCCCTCCTCAAGGGCGCCGGGCGCGTCTGGGTGGCCGACCACCAGCCCGACCGGCTGCGCAAGGCGGAGGAGATCGGGGCCATCCCGATCAACACCGCCGAGCAGAAGCCGGGGGAGGTCGTCAAGGAGGCCACCCTCGGTCTGGGCGCCGACAACGGCTGTGAGTGCGTCGGCTACCAGGCACACGATCCCGAGGGACATGAGGACGCCAGCCTCACGCTCAACGGACTGATCGACTCGGTCAGGTTCACGGGCGACATCGGTGTGGTGGGCGTGTTCCTGCCCCAGGACCCCGGCGGCGCGGAGGCCCAGGGGGAACTGGAGGCACAGGGCAAGGTCCCGCTCGACTTCGGCTTGATGTGGTTCAAGGGCCAGCACATGGGCACCGGGCAGGCGCCGGTGAAGAGGTACAACCGGGCGCTGCGGGATCTGATCGCCGGCGGGAAGGCAAAGCCGAGCTTCGTCGTCTCCCACGAACTCAGCCTGGATGAGGCCCCTACCGCCTACGAGCACTTCGACGCCCGTGACGAGGGCTGGACCAAGGTGGTCCTGCATCCGAACGGACACGGGAACGGCCACAAGCGGTAA
- a CDS encoding type 1 glutamine amidotransferase domain-containing protein, whose protein sequence is MTQELRGMRVGILATDGVERVELDQPRGALQGAGAKTEIVSLHPGEIQARQFDLNAAGTFPVDRLVADASVDDYHALLLPGGTMNPDQLRMDRDAVQFVKDFMASGKPVASICHGPWTLVEADAVRGRRLTSWPSIRTDLRNAGAEVVDQEVVVDGQLVTSRSPADLPAFCAAVVEQFARAHHPMPG, encoded by the coding sequence ATGACACAGGAACTCCGGGGGATGCGGGTGGGGATTCTGGCCACCGACGGCGTCGAGCGCGTGGAACTCGACCAGCCGCGCGGTGCGTTGCAGGGCGCAGGGGCGAAGACCGAGATCGTCTCGCTCCACCCCGGCGAGATCCAGGCCCGCCAGTTCGACCTCAACGCGGCCGGAACCTTCCCCGTGGACCGCCTGGTCGCCGACGCCTCCGTCGACGACTACCACGCCCTGCTCCTGCCCGGCGGCACCATGAACCCCGACCAGCTGCGAATGGACCGCGACGCGGTGCAGTTCGTCAAGGACTTCATGGCCAGCGGGAAACCGGTCGCATCGATCTGCCACGGCCCGTGGACCCTGGTGGAAGCCGACGCCGTGCGCGGCCGTCGCCTGACGTCCTGGCCCAGCATCCGCACCGACCTGCGCAACGCCGGCGCGGAGGTCGTCGACCAGGAGGTGGTCGTCGACGGGCAGCTGGTCACCAGCCGCAGCCCGGCCGACCTGCCCGCCTTCTGCGCCGCTGTCGTGGAACAGTTCGCCCGGGCGCACCACCCCATGCCCGGCTGA
- a CDS encoding DUF1931 family protein yields the protein MTVMGVSKFERFFRAAASLDVDKNDLKRYGDFVDAKLYDLLVVGQASAKANGRDTVEPWDLPITKGLQESIHRFRQLDEEVELKPILEQLAAHPPLDRTPTQETEERYPEIIGGLSVALAETFKILYPDVKNPQTSHWEGVTAVFDRLL from the coding sequence ATGACCGTGATGGGTGTGTCGAAGTTCGAGAGGTTCTTCCGCGCCGCCGCAAGCCTTGACGTGGACAAGAACGACCTGAAGCGGTACGGCGACTTCGTCGACGCCAAGCTCTACGACCTCCTGGTCGTCGGCCAGGCGTCGGCCAAGGCCAACGGCAGGGATACCGTCGAACCGTGGGATCTACCGATCACCAAGGGCCTCCAGGAGAGCATCCACAGGTTCCGGCAGCTCGACGAGGAGGTCGAGCTGAAGCCGATCCTGGAACAGCTCGCCGCGCATCCTCCCCTCGACAGGACACCCACCCAGGAGACCGAAGAGCGCTACCCCGAGATCATCGGCGGTCTCAGCGTCGCCCTCGCCGAGACGTTCAAAATCTTGTATCCGGATGTGAAGAACCCGCAGACCAGTCACTGGGAGGGCGTGACCGCGGTGTTCGACCGGCTGCTGTAG